Proteins encoded in a region of the Paucibacter sediminis genome:
- a CDS encoding substrate-binding periplasmic protein codes for MALCAPAASACDRPLRVAMGQFPPYILRDARGAASGAEPELLRAILQQAGCQLEIVPDLPRKRRYAMFLAGELDILLAASETVERREVAWFTPPYRMETTAWFALPARAAALRELDGFGAVLQRRVPLVTQNLGWFGVEYATLLPQLQQAKLISQYENTRQGLSMLLAARGEILMADRGATLYEAAQRGLELVELPFVPAREPVHLMLSKKSVSEADARAIGNALQQLEERGVLKEIRGRYGLR; via the coding sequence ATGGCGCTCTGCGCCCCGGCCGCCTCGGCCTGTGATCGCCCGCTGCGTGTGGCGATGGGTCAGTTCCCGCCCTACATCCTGCGCGATGCGCGCGGCGCGGCCAGCGGCGCCGAGCCCGAGCTGCTGCGCGCCATCCTGCAGCAGGCCGGCTGCCAGCTGGAAATCGTGCCCGACCTGCCGCGCAAGCGCCGCTATGCGATGTTCCTGGCCGGCGAGCTGGACATCCTGCTGGCCGCCAGCGAAACCGTGGAGCGCCGCGAGGTGGCCTGGTTCACGCCGCCCTACCGCATGGAGACCACCGCCTGGTTCGCGCTGCCGGCCAGGGCCGCGGCCTTGCGCGAACTGGACGGCTTCGGCGCCGTGCTGCAGCGCCGCGTGCCGCTGGTGACGCAGAACCTGGGCTGGTTCGGCGTCGAGTACGCCACCCTGCTGCCGCAGTTGCAGCAGGCCAAGCTGATTTCCCAGTACGAGAACACGCGCCAGGGCCTCAGCATGCTGCTGGCCGCGCGCGGCGAGATTCTCATGGCCGACCGCGGCGCCACCCTGTACGAGGCCGCCCAGCGCGGCCTGGAGCTGGTGGAGCTGCCCTTTGTGCCGGCCCGCGAGCCGGTGCACCTGATGCTCAGCAAGAAGTCGGTCAGCGAGGCCGATGCGCGCGCCATCGGCAATGCCTTGCAGCAGCTGGAAGAGCGCGGCGTGCTCAAGGAGATCCGCGGCCGCTACGGCCTGCGCTGA
- a CDS encoding glycoside hydrolase family 18 protein → MRRLFLVALAASLSLLAPRTQAQPAAEALFAAKALDFERTSAKVVGAYVANWQPLAQVEAIPTGSLSHILYAFLRLCGPGQLPADAVRCEGRQDFQLASSEVDRRFDAAFARLKTRAPQLKVLASVGGWGGSDPFFHLANDAARRAVFAASVQQFLREHPAFDGVDIDWEHPGGNGAANGVPLGSPADGQGYADLMLDLRRALDRLTAETGRLYLLSTAVNSTQAIVRRVNFRQAAPALDLVFMMTYDFYGGWSSGAGHHSGLRSSAPGADDSLERSVQNLVEAGVPKSKLVAGVAMYGRGFSGVARPVSGAAKAAVYPGADGSAGYREIAQRYLGPRGQGLRGYRALFDAQTQAWSLYHPGLKLWMSYDDPRAVLAKGRFVTEQGLAGLFAWELSQDNGAILNAMNRGLGHLALP, encoded by the coding sequence ATGCGCCGACTGTTTCTTGTTGCACTCGCCGCCAGCCTCAGCCTGCTGGCACCCCGCACCCAGGCTCAGCCTGCGGCCGAGGCGCTGTTTGCCGCCAAGGCGCTCGACTTCGAGCGCACCAGCGCCAAGGTGGTGGGCGCCTATGTGGCGAACTGGCAGCCGCTGGCCCAGGTGGAGGCGATTCCCACGGGCAGCCTGAGCCACATCCTCTACGCCTTCCTGCGCCTGTGTGGCCCGGGCCAATTGCCGGCCGATGCGGTGCGCTGCGAGGGACGGCAGGATTTCCAGCTCGCCAGCAGCGAGGTCGATCGTCGCTTTGACGCGGCCTTTGCCCGTCTGAAGACGCGCGCACCGCAGCTCAAGGTGCTGGCCTCGGTGGGCGGCTGGGGCGGCTCGGACCCCTTCTTTCATCTGGCCAACGACGCCGCGCGGCGCGCCGTGTTCGCGGCCTCGGTGCAGCAGTTTCTGCGCGAGCACCCGGCCTTCGACGGTGTCGATATCGATTGGGAACACCCGGGCGGCAATGGCGCGGCGAACGGCGTGCCGCTCGGCAGCCCGGCCGATGGCCAGGGCTATGCGGACCTGATGCTGGACCTGCGCCGCGCGCTCGACCGGCTGACGGCCGAGACCGGCCGCCTCTACCTGCTCAGCACGGCCGTCAACAGCACGCAGGCGATCGTGCGGCGCGTCAACTTCCGCCAGGCGGCGCCGGCGCTGGACCTGGTGTTCATGATGACCTACGACTTCTACGGCGGCTGGAGCAGCGGCGCAGGCCATCACAGTGGCCTGCGCAGCTCGGCGCCCGGTGCCGACGACAGCCTCGAGCGCTCGGTGCAGAACCTGGTGGAGGCCGGCGTGCCCAAGAGCAAGCTGGTGGCCGGTGTGGCGATGTACGGGCGCGGCTTCAGCGGCGTGGCCAGGCCCGTCAGCGGCGCGGCCAAGGCTGCGGTCTATCCCGGGGCCGACGGCTCGGCCGGTTACCGCGAGATCGCGCAGCGCTATCTGGGCCCGCGGGGTCAGGGCTTGCGCGGCTACCGCGCCTTGTTCGACGCGCAGACCCAGGCCTGGAGCCTCTACCACCCGGGGCTGAAGCTCTGGATGAGCTATGACGATCCGCGCGCGGTGCTGGCCAAGGGCCGCTTCGTCACCGAGCAGGGCCTGGCCGGCCTGTTCGCCTGGGAATTGAGCCAGGACAACGGCGCCATCCTGAATGCGATGAACCGCGGCCTCGGGCACCTCGCCCTGCCCTGA
- a CDS encoding 3-hydroxyacyl-CoA dehydrogenase family protein produces the protein MGADVAVVLLRGGFAVSVVEQQAARRALLPAYVAERLAPLGLQARVSELQLAAGLDELDWGGIELVIECIPEQLPLKQALFAALQRRARPDCLLTSNSSSFPISAIAAGLPTQQRMLGLHYFMPAHLVPLVEVVLGPLSDSALAEQLAEAMRGCGLVPVLVRKDKPGFLANRLQHALAREAFALIDEGVASAEDVDAAVRFGFGFRFLAAGPVLQRDHAGLDVHCAAAATMYPTLSNASEPSAALRERVAQGRLGMKTGGGFYDWPPERRAAERARYDALLTQGLALLAAELPPLRGAPGEAA, from the coding sequence TCAGCGTGGTGGAGCAGCAGGCGGCACGCCGCGCGCTGCTGCCCGCCTATGTGGCCGAGCGGCTGGCACCGCTGGGCCTGCAAGCGCGTGTGAGCGAGCTGCAGCTGGCGGCCGGGCTGGACGAGCTGGACTGGGGCGGCATCGAGCTTGTGATCGAATGCATCCCCGAGCAGCTGCCCCTCAAGCAGGCCTTGTTCGCCGCGCTGCAGCGGCGCGCGCGACCCGATTGCCTGCTCACCAGCAACAGCTCGAGCTTCCCCATCAGCGCGATCGCCGCGGGCCTGCCCACGCAGCAGCGCATGCTGGGCCTGCACTACTTCATGCCGGCGCATCTGGTGCCCCTGGTGGAGGTGGTGCTGGGCCCGCTGAGCGATTCCGCACTGGCCGAGCAGCTGGCCGAGGCCATGCGTGGCTGCGGCCTGGTGCCGGTGCTGGTGCGCAAGGACAAGCCCGGCTTCCTGGCCAACCGCCTGCAGCATGCGCTGGCGCGCGAGGCCTTTGCCCTCATCGACGAGGGCGTCGCCAGCGCCGAGGACGTGGATGCCGCGGTGCGCTTCGGTTTCGGCTTCCGCTTTCTCGCCGCCGGCCCGGTGCTGCAGCGCGACCATGCGGGCCTGGACGTGCATTGCGCCGCCGCCGCCACCATGTACCCGACGCTCAGCAATGCCAGCGAACCTTCCGCCGCGCTGCGCGAGCGCGTGGCCCAGGGCCGCCTGGGCATGAAGACGGGCGGCGGCTTCTACGACTGGCCGCCCGAGCGCCGTGCCGCCGAACGGGCGCGTTATGACGCGCTGCTGACGCAAGGCCTGGCCCTGCTGGCCGCCGAGCTGCCGCCGCTGCGCGGCGCACCCGGGGAGGCCGCGTGA
- a CDS encoding 3-keto-5-aminohexanoate cleavage protein, translating to MNEPLIITVAPNGAYKQPGDHAQLPITPATLAATAKRCCDAGAAMLHLHIRDAAGRHSLDVEGYREALRVVRAAVGDAMVLQVTSEAAKVYRAPQQIAMVRELRPEAVSVGLRELDQPEIGEAGLAAFFGWLAAERIMTQVIVYDVADLQRWQVLRATGLIPDAPWLLLFVLGRYSAGQVSSPQDLLPFVQAHQGPEPWAVCAFGAAEHACMTAAAALGGHVRVGFENNLYLKDGSLAPDNAALVQQVAQSAAVLGRPLASAAWLRARLLP from the coding sequence GTGAACGAGCCGCTCATCATCACGGTGGCGCCCAACGGCGCCTACAAGCAGCCCGGCGACCATGCCCAGCTGCCGATCACGCCGGCGACGCTGGCCGCCACCGCCAAGCGCTGCTGCGATGCCGGCGCGGCCATGCTGCACCTGCATATCCGCGATGCCGCCGGGCGCCACAGCCTGGATGTGGAGGGCTATCGCGAGGCCTTGCGCGTGGTGCGCGCGGCGGTGGGCGATGCGATGGTGCTGCAGGTCACCAGCGAGGCGGCCAAGGTCTACCGCGCGCCGCAGCAGATCGCGATGGTGCGCGAGCTGCGGCCCGAGGCGGTGTCGGTGGGCCTGCGCGAGCTGGACCAGCCCGAGATCGGCGAGGCCGGCCTGGCGGCCTTCTTCGGCTGGCTGGCGGCCGAGCGCATCATGACCCAGGTGATCGTCTACGACGTCGCCGACCTGCAGCGCTGGCAGGTGCTGCGCGCCACCGGCCTGATCCCCGACGCGCCCTGGTTGCTGCTCTTCGTGCTGGGCCGTTACAGCGCCGGCCAGGTCTCGTCGCCGCAGGATCTGCTGCCCTTTGTGCAGGCGCACCAGGGGCCTGAGCCCTGGGCGGTGTGCGCCTTCGGCGCCGCCGAGCATGCCTGCATGACGGCCGCCGCGGCGCTGGGCGGCCATGTGCGCGTGGGTTTCGAGAACAACCTCTATCTCAAGGACGGCAGCCTGGCGCCCGACAACGCCGCCCTGGTGCAGCAGGTGGCGCAGAGCGCCGCCGTGCTGGGCCGGCCGCTGGCCAGCGCGGCCTGGCTGCGCGCGCGCTTGCTGCCCTGA
- a CDS encoding dipeptidase: MTVWDAHACLPLHPDASLAPLQAYAAEGVDYVSINVGMDMNPLEQVMAVIAAFRTRIAAEPARYALVHRLAELDAARAAGRLALGFDLEGSLPLLGRPEMVALYSSLGVNQIHFAYNRNNAVAGGCHDEEQGLTPLGRRMVEAVNAAGMLMDCSHTGRRCSLDIMAASAAPVIFSHANPLALVAHGRNVSDAQIRACAATGGVVCISGVSAFLGSAAPNAADVARHAAYVAGLVGVAHVGLGLDIGFSEPGLDDRPPGRFDPGYWWPAAAGYGAALGGIRYTPVQAWGQILPALQAEGFSAADAALVMGGNMRRVAAQVWG; this comes from the coding sequence ATGACCGTCTGGGACGCCCACGCCTGCCTGCCACTGCATCCCGATGCCAGCCTGGCGCCGCTGCAGGCCTATGCCGCCGAGGGGGTGGACTACGTGTCCATCAACGTCGGCATGGACATGAATCCGCTGGAGCAGGTGATGGCGGTGATCGCCGCATTCCGGACCCGCATCGCCGCCGAACCCGCTCGCTATGCCCTGGTGCACCGGCTGGCCGAGCTGGACGCCGCCCGCGCCGCCGGCCGGCTGGCGCTGGGCTTCGACCTCGAGGGCAGCCTGCCGCTGCTGGGCCGGCCCGAGATGGTGGCCCTGTACAGCAGCCTGGGGGTGAACCAGATCCACTTCGCCTACAACCGCAACAACGCGGTGGCGGGCGGCTGCCACGACGAGGAGCAGGGCCTGACCCCGCTGGGCCGGCGCATGGTGGAGGCCGTCAATGCCGCGGGCATGCTGATGGACTGCTCGCACACCGGCCGGCGCTGCAGCCTGGACATCATGGCGGCCTCGGCGGCGCCGGTGATCTTCAGCCATGCCAACCCGCTGGCGCTGGTGGCGCATGGCCGCAATGTCAGCGATGCGCAGATCCGCGCCTGTGCGGCCACCGGTGGGGTGGTGTGCATCTCGGGCGTATCGGCCTTTCTGGGCAGCGCGGCGCCGAATGCGGCCGATGTGGCCCGCCACGCCGCCTATGTGGCCGGGTTGGTGGGTGTGGCCCATGTGGGCCTGGGGCTGGACATCGGTTTCTCCGAGCCGGGCCTGGACGATCGTCCACCCGGCCGCTTCGATCCCGGCTACTGGTGGCCCGCCGCGGCCGGCTATGGCGCGGCGCTGGGCGGCATTCGCTACACGCCGGTGCAGGCCTGGGGTCAGATCTTGCCGGCGCTGCAGGCCGAGGGCTTCAGCGCGGCCGACGCGGCGCTGGTGATGGGCGGCAATATGCGGCGCGTGGCCGCGCAGGTATGGGGCTGA
- a CDS encoding Bug family tripartite tricarboxylate transporter substrate binding protein translates to MHRRHLLSAAALALLAASGAAQAQEAYPSKPIRFIVPYPPGGPTDLMARLLQPELQQRLGVTIVIENRGGAGGNVGTAEVARQAPADGYTLLLAASGPMAVNQSLFKSLSYSPLTDLVPVIQLSSFPLVLEVHPSLGIKTVKEFLALTGKPGEGLSFASAGSGTPQHLAGEIYNKAVGAKLSHIPYRGAGPALNDLLGGQVKVMFDVLGSSLPHINSGKLVPLAVTSAQRSPALPNVPTLAESGLANFEVTAWHGIAMRAGTPAAHVQKLNSTLLAIFKEPAFRKKWEQLGTPVVAGSAESFGQLIRTESVRLGRVVRESGATAD, encoded by the coding sequence ATGCACCGTCGACACCTGCTCAGCGCCGCGGCGCTCGCCCTGCTCGCCGCCAGCGGCGCGGCCCAGGCCCAGGAGGCCTATCCCTCCAAGCCGATCCGCTTCATCGTGCCCTACCCGCCGGGCGGACCTACCGATTTGATGGCGCGGCTGCTGCAACCCGAGCTGCAGCAGCGCCTGGGCGTCACCATCGTGATCGAGAACCGGGGCGGCGCGGGCGGCAATGTGGGCACGGCCGAAGTGGCGCGCCAGGCCCCCGCCGACGGCTACACCCTGCTGCTGGCGGCCAGCGGCCCGATGGCGGTGAACCAGAGCCTGTTCAAGAGCCTGAGCTACAGCCCGCTCACCGATCTGGTGCCGGTGATCCAGCTCTCCTCCTTCCCGCTGGTGCTGGAGGTGCACCCCTCGCTGGGCATCAAGACGGTGAAGGAGTTCCTGGCGCTGACCGGCAAACCCGGCGAGGGCCTGAGCTTCGCCTCGGCCGGCAGCGGCACGCCCCAGCACCTGGCCGGCGAGATCTACAACAAGGCGGTGGGCGCGAAGCTCAGTCACATCCCCTACCGCGGCGCCGGCCCGGCGCTGAACGATCTGCTGGGCGGCCAGGTGAAGGTGATGTTCGACGTGCTGGGCAGCTCGTTGCCGCACATCAACAGCGGCAAGCTGGTGCCGCTGGCGGTGACCTCGGCGCAGCGCAGCCCAGCGCTGCCGAACGTGCCGACGCTGGCGGAGTCGGGCCTGGCGAACTTCGAGGTCACCGCCTGGCATGGCATCGCGATGCGTGCCGGCACGCCGGCGGCCCATGTGCAAAAGCTCAACAGCACCCTGCTGGCGATCTTCAAGGAGCCCGCCTTCCGCAAGAAATGGGAGCAGCTGGGCACGCCGGTGGTGGCCGGCAGCGCCGAGAGCTTCGGCCAGCTGATACGCACCGAGTCGGTCCGACTGGGTCGGGTGGTGCGCGAATCTGGCGCCACGGCGGACTGA